In Cognatishimia sp. WU-CL00825, one genomic interval encodes:
- a CDS encoding SMP-30/gluconolactonase/LRE family protein — MFFAPPTELTAEVFAQVPAELAPKGASEWGDVQHPGKNFRAFLEGPSFDRAGNLYCVDICHGRILRCDPEGNFSVAADYDGEPNGLKIHKDGRIFIADHAHGIMVMDPDSQKVEPFLTRPALERFHGLNDLHFASNGDLYFTDQGQSGLQSAHGRLFCLRTSGELECLVDNIPSPNGLVLNENEGQLFLAVTRMNAVWRIRFLPGSRTVVKSGTFIQLSGGLAGPDGLALGEGGELIIGHMGLGTVWVMSRLGEPMFRIRSPKGILTANCAFGGPEGRHLYITEAESSSILRVELPFAGKQMYAHT, encoded by the coding sequence ATGTTTTTCGCACCACCCACAGAATTGACAGCAGAAGTCTTTGCGCAAGTTCCTGCAGAGCTTGCCCCGAAAGGGGCCTCTGAATGGGGGGATGTGCAGCATCCGGGTAAAAACTTCCGCGCGTTTCTTGAGGGCCCATCGTTTGACCGCGCAGGTAATCTATATTGCGTCGATATCTGCCATGGGCGCATCTTACGGTGTGACCCAGAGGGTAATTTTTCTGTTGCAGCCGACTACGATGGAGAACCAAACGGTCTAAAAATCCATAAGGACGGGCGCATCTTCATAGCGGATCATGCACATGGCATCATGGTCATGGACCCAGATAGTCAAAAGGTGGAACCGTTTCTAACGCGACCAGCTTTGGAGCGGTTCCACGGGCTCAATGATCTGCATTTTGCATCAAACGGCGACCTTTACTTTACGGATCAAGGGCAAAGTGGTCTGCAATCAGCGCATGGGCGACTTTTCTGTCTGCGCACCTCGGGCGAGCTTGAGTGTCTTGTGGACAATATACCGAGCCCAAATGGCCTTGTTTTGAATGAGAACGAAGGCCAGCTTTTTCTTGCTGTGACGCGCATGAACGCCGTCTGGCGTATCAGGTTCCTTCCCGGCAGTCGGACCGTCGTTAAATCTGGCACCTTTATTCAGCTTTCGGGCGGATTAGCGGGCCCAGACGGTCTGGCTCTCGGGGAAGGTGGTGAATTGATAATTGGTCATATGGGGCTTGGTACCGTCTGGGTCATGTCGCGACTTGGTGAACCGATGTTTCGCATCCGCTCACCCAAAGGGATTTTGACAGCGAATTGTGCCTTTGGCGGCCCAGAGGGGCGGCATCTCTACATCACAGAGGCAGAGAGCTCTTCGATCTTACGGGTCGAGCTGCCGTTCGCAGGAAAGCAGATGTACGCACATACATAA
- a CDS encoding 6,7-dimethyl-8-ribityllumazine synthase, giving the protein MTHTRFAFIKAQWHADIVDRALDGFCEVIPAGQVDVYDVPGAFEMPLLAKDLAGSGRYSAVACAAFVVDGGIYRHDFVAQAVVDGLMRAGLDTGVPVLSVSLTPHHYQETDHHNEIYRAHFVEKGREAARAALGVVKARATLVEDAA; this is encoded by the coding sequence ATGACACACACCCGATTTGCTTTTATCAAAGCACAATGGCACGCCGATATTGTGGATCGCGCCTTAGACGGGTTTTGCGAGGTTATTCCCGCAGGCCAAGTGGACGTTTATGATGTGCCAGGGGCCTTTGAAATGCCTTTGCTGGCCAAAGATCTGGCAGGGTCTGGTCGTTATAGTGCTGTGGCCTGCGCAGCCTTTGTGGTGGATGGCGGCATTTACCGGCATGATTTTGTCGCTCAGGCCGTGGTGGATGGGCTGATGCGGGCCGGTTTGGATACTGGCGTGCCGGTGCTGTCAGTGTCGCTGACGCCGCACCACTATCAAGAAACCGATCATCACAACGAGATTTACCGCGCGCATTTTGTTGAAAAAGGCCGCGAAGCAGCCCGCGCGGCTTTGGGGGTGGTGAAAGCCCGCGCAACCTTGGTTGAAGACGCGGCCTGA
- the mtaB gene encoding tRNA (N(6)-L-threonylcarbamoyladenosine(37)-C(2))-methylthiotransferase MtaB yields MTNDVSNAPKFTTLGCRLNAYETEAMKDLSQQAGLSNAVVVNTCAVTAEAVRKARQEIRKLRRENPDSTLIVTGCAAQTEPQTFAQMPEVDRVIGNTEKMQANTWKTMSQDLGGFIGQTEKVQVDDIMSVTETAGHLIDGFGTRSRAYVQVQNGCDHRCTFCIIPYGRGNSRSVPAGVVVDQIKRLVDKGFNEVVLTGVDLTSWGADLPATPKLGDLVMRILKLVPDLNRLRISSIDSIEVDENLMQAIATEPRLMPHLHLSLQHGDDLILKRMARRHLRDDAIRFTQEAKKLRPDMTFGADIIAGFPTETDAHFDNSLKLVTECDLTWLHVFPYSKREGTPAAKIPNQVNGTTIKARAARLRAAGEAQVTAHLQAQIGKTHHILMENPHMGRTEQFTEVRFAKPQTEGALVRAKIIGLKDQQLSA; encoded by the coding sequence GTGACCAACGATGTAAGCAATGCCCCCAAATTCACCACGCTTGGGTGTCGGCTGAACGCCTATGAAACCGAAGCGATGAAGGACCTCAGCCAACAGGCCGGGCTGTCAAATGCGGTTGTCGTCAACACCTGCGCCGTCACCGCCGAAGCCGTGCGCAAAGCCCGGCAGGAAATCCGCAAACTGCGGCGCGAGAACCCTGACAGCACCCTCATTGTCACCGGCTGCGCGGCCCAGACCGAACCGCAAACCTTTGCCCAAATGCCCGAAGTAGATCGGGTGATTGGCAATACGGAAAAAATGCAGGCAAACACCTGGAAAACCATGTCTCAGGATCTGGGCGGCTTTATCGGACAAACCGAAAAAGTGCAGGTCGATGACATTATGTCTGTCACCGAAACGGCTGGCCATCTGATCGACGGTTTTGGCACCCGCTCACGCGCCTATGTGCAGGTGCAAAACGGCTGCGATCACCGCTGCACCTTCTGTATTATCCCCTATGGCCGCGGCAACTCGCGTTCGGTGCCTGCGGGCGTGGTGGTCGATCAAATCAAACGTCTGGTCGACAAGGGCTTCAACGAGGTTGTGCTGACCGGCGTCGACCTGACCTCCTGGGGCGCTGATCTGCCGGCCACTCCAAAACTCGGCGATCTGGTGATGCGCATCCTGAAATTGGTGCCGGATTTAAACCGCCTGCGCATCAGTTCGATTGATTCCATCGAGGTCGACGAAAACCTGATGCAGGCCATCGCCACAGAACCGCGTCTGATGCCGCATCTGCACCTCAGCCTGCAGCATGGCGATGATCTTATTCTCAAACGTATGGCCCGGCGTCACCTGCGCGATGATGCGATCCGCTTTACGCAAGAGGCCAAGAAACTACGCCCCGATATGACCTTTGGGGCTGACATCATCGCAGGCTTCCCCACGGAAACCGACGCGCATTTTGATAATTCGCTGAAATTGGTGACAGAGTGTGACCTCACTTGGCTGCATGTCTTCCCCTATTCCAAACGCGAGGGCACACCGGCGGCAAAGATTCCCAATCAGGTCAATGGCACTACCATCAAAGCCCGCGCCGCCCGGCTGCGTGCCGCAGGCGAGGCTCAGGTTACAGCCCATCTTCAGGCGCAAATTGGCAAAACGCATCATATCCTGATGGAAAACCCGCATATGGGCCGCACCGAGCAATTCACCGAAGTCCGCTTTGCCAAACCGCAAACCGAAGGCGCGCTTGTGCGTGCCAAGATCATCGGCCTCAAAGACCAGCAGCTGTCCGCATGA
- a CDS encoding TRAP transporter small permease yields MIKKIDDILCVIEDWIMVSLLLAGLFMAFLQVVLRYLFNTGIHWLEAGLVTALIWAMLFGAVRAVRDGFHPRVDLLPSLVSPKLRAILNFLSLGAAFALAAYVLLDAVFYAKFLNLINALHPELGIKLLYPFLIVPIITALMTLRYGLVLYTLFYKPSTLHPEDQYRDHIGAKYKKGVIE; encoded by the coding sequence ATGATAAAAAAAATTGATGACATCTTATGTGTCATAGAAGACTGGATCATGGTGTCGCTGCTTTTGGCAGGTCTGTTTATGGCCTTCTTACAAGTTGTACTGCGATATCTGTTTAACACCGGAATTCATTGGCTTGAAGCAGGGCTTGTCACTGCCTTGATCTGGGCGATGTTATTTGGCGCGGTGCGCGCGGTGCGCGATGGATTTCATCCGCGTGTGGATTTGCTGCCCAGTCTAGTCTCACCCAAACTACGTGCAATTTTGAACTTCCTGTCTCTTGGTGCGGCGTTTGCTCTTGCTGCCTATGTGCTGCTAGACGCGGTGTTTTATGCAAAATTCTTAAACCTTATCAATGCACTGCATCCGGAACTTGGCATCAAGTTGCTGTATCCGTTTTTGATCGTGCCGATCATCACCGCGCTGATGACACTGCGGTATGGCTTAGTACTTTACACGCTGTTTTACAAACCAAGCACGCTCCATCCCGAAGACCAATATCGCGACCATATCGGCGCCAAATATAAGAAGGGCGTTATCGAATGA
- a CDS encoding TRAP transporter large permease: MIVLTLVIVFFGLIIIGAPIAVALGGSALVSSMMFSPIADGIVGQKFFANLNHFTLMAIPFFFLAAGLMERGGLVQRLVNFAQAIVGHLRAGLGMTTVLTCIFFAAISGSSPATVAAVGNILYPSLKKEGYSDKYAIGALATSGSIGILIPPSIPLILYGFVTETSIPALFLAGIIPGILYGALLLFTARFLAIKEGIQVRERASRGELRSAFRSSLPALSLPAFIVMGIYGFPEFTLFGYYYDGGAIFTPTEAAAIAAVLAMFIGFFVYRELSFREMLKVTAETGPRVGMIFWITANALLFGFFLTKVGVPAAMAQFVLDMNVSPIVFLLCVNVLLVIVGFFLEGVPTILIFAPLLVPAAESLGIDPVHFAIVMVVNIELGLITPPVGINLFVASSISGLPVLSVFKATLPWMIATIITLMIVTFFPPLSMFLPGLTQ, from the coding sequence ATGATCGTTCTCACGCTTGTCATAGTCTTCTTTGGGCTGATCATCATTGGCGCACCGATTGCGGTGGCATTGGGCGGATCTGCCTTGGTCAGTTCCATGATGTTTTCGCCCATCGCGGATGGGATTGTTGGGCAAAAGTTCTTTGCCAACCTCAACCATTTTACGCTGATGGCAATTCCGTTTTTCTTCCTCGCCGCCGGTTTGATGGAGCGGGGTGGCCTTGTGCAACGCCTTGTGAACTTTGCGCAAGCCATCGTTGGCCACCTGCGCGCCGGCTTGGGCATGACCACCGTTTTGACCTGCATTTTCTTTGCAGCAATCTCTGGCTCAAGCCCAGCAACTGTCGCGGCTGTCGGAAATATTCTCTACCCATCGCTCAAGAAAGAGGGCTATTCAGACAAATATGCTATCGGGGCCTTGGCGACGTCAGGCTCGATCGGGATTCTGATACCGCCATCCATTCCGCTGATCCTTTATGGGTTTGTAACGGAAACTTCGATCCCTGCGTTGTTCTTGGCAGGTATTATCCCTGGCATTCTTTATGGTGCATTGCTGCTGTTCACAGCGCGCTTTTTGGCCATCAAAGAAGGCATCCAAGTGCGTGAACGTGCTAGCCGCGGCGAGCTGCGATCGGCCTTTCGTTCCAGCCTGCCAGCCCTGTCTTTGCCTGCCTTTATCGTCATGGGTATCTACGGTTTCCCCGAATTTACGTTGTTTGGGTATTACTATGATGGCGGTGCGATCTTTACCCCAACTGAAGCTGCGGCAATAGCGGCGGTTCTTGCGATGTTCATCGGGTTCTTTGTCTATCGCGAGCTGAGCTTTCGCGAGATGCTTAAGGTCACCGCCGAAACCGGCCCGCGTGTTGGTATGATTTTTTGGATCACCGCGAATGCGTTGTTGTTTGGCTTTTTCTTGACCAAGGTTGGTGTGCCCGCTGCGATGGCGCAATTTGTGCTCGACATGAATGTGTCACCCATCGTGTTCTTGCTCTGCGTGAATGTATTGTTGGTTATTGTTGGCTTCTTCCTTGAAGGCGTGCCAACAATCCTGATCTTTGCGCCGCTTTTGGTGCCTGCCGCTGAAAGCTTGGGTATTGATCCCGTACATTTTGCAATCGTTATGGTTGTGAATATCGAGCTGGGTCTGATCACGCCACCTGTCGGCATTAATCTTTTTGTCGCGAGTTCGATCTCTGGATTACCGGTGCTCTCGGTATTTAAGGCCACTTTGCCCTGGATGATCGCAACCATCATCACGTTGATGATTGTCACTTTCTTTCCACCACTGTCGATGTTTCTTCCGGGACTGACACAGTGA
- a CDS encoding glutathione S-transferase family protein, whose amino-acid sequence MKLITAGASPFGRKVKVALIETGQLQDVEIVAVKTTATAVDPIVQAANPMGKIPALLRPDAPALYDSRVICRFLDARAKAGLYPEQRLWDVLTLEATADAILDAAVLITYEGRLRPKAQQSTAWTDAQWSKVSKGVAALNTKWMSHLNGRLDMGQIAVGCALGYLDFRHDARNWRKGNDTLAKWFETFSNRTSMQATLPSDA is encoded by the coding sequence ATGAAACTCATCACCGCTGGTGCCTCGCCCTTTGGTCGCAAAGTCAAAGTTGCGCTTATTGAAACCGGACAATTGCAAGATGTTGAAATCGTCGCGGTGAAAACCACCGCAACCGCCGTTGATCCGATTGTGCAGGCGGCAAATCCAATGGGAAAAATCCCGGCTTTGCTCCGCCCTGATGCGCCGGCGCTGTATGACAGCCGGGTGATTTGCCGGTTTCTGGATGCGCGCGCCAAGGCCGGCCTCTACCCAGAGCAACGACTTTGGGATGTTCTGACGCTCGAGGCCACGGCGGACGCTATTCTTGATGCGGCGGTTCTGATCACCTACGAGGGCCGCTTGCGCCCCAAGGCCCAGCAAAGCACAGCTTGGACGGATGCCCAGTGGTCCAAGGTCTCAAAGGGCGTTGCTGCCTTAAACACCAAATGGATGAGCCATCTAAATGGCCGGCTCGATATGGGGCAAATCGCCGTTGGCTGCGCGCTGGGCTATCTTGATTTCCGCCACGACGCCCGTAATTGGCGCAAAGGCAATGACACATTGGCCAAGTGGTTTGAAACGTTCTCAAACCGCACTTCGATGCAAGCCACACTGCCGTCTGACGCCTAG
- a CDS encoding TRAP transporter substrate-binding protein, translating to MFLKQVKTVTAALAVTLVATAASAEVKMIMSNDNNNKGLKGQTFEYLVSQLEERLGDKIDVEMHHGGTLFDQQSQIQGLQLGGTHIVSPTAGIYSSVNPKVAALQLPFLLNTPEKIQAAVADPIVRDAIMPGLNNQNIEVVAVWMNGPRDLGYKAKDPILLPSDAEGLKVRVQSAPIFVKTWEAIGANPVGINWSEAPTALQQGVIDAGEVTPNSWRGSSTYQFVDHITMTDHQYSFYLVGANKQWWDEIPAAEKTEINAALAAATEWNMAKNTEINGAAAEFMSGEGVGIHYLTDEQRAVWAEAMKPVWQELGNELVGDEVMDRLKEIAGVS from the coding sequence ATGTTCCTGAAGCAAGTTAAGACCGTTACCGCGGCTTTGGCAGTCACTCTAGTGGCAACAGCTGCATCGGCTGAAGTCAAAATGATCATGTCAAATGACAACAACAATAAAGGCCTGAAAGGGCAAACTTTTGAGTACCTTGTCTCACAGCTCGAAGAGCGCCTAGGTGACAAGATTGACGTCGAAATGCACCATGGCGGAACCCTTTTTGACCAGCAAAGCCAGATCCAAGGTTTGCAACTTGGCGGCACTCACATCGTATCGCCAACCGCGGGTATCTATAGTTCGGTAAACCCAAAAGTAGCAGCTTTGCAGCTACCGTTCTTGTTGAATACACCTGAAAAGATTCAGGCGGCCGTCGCGGACCCGATTGTACGCGATGCGATCATGCCAGGTTTGAACAACCAAAACATCGAAGTTGTTGCCGTCTGGATGAATGGCCCGCGTGATCTCGGTTACAAGGCCAAAGATCCTATTCTGCTACCAAGTGACGCCGAAGGTCTGAAGGTTCGCGTTCAATCCGCACCGATTTTTGTGAAAACTTGGGAAGCCATTGGCGCAAACCCGGTTGGCATCAACTGGTCCGAAGCTCCTACGGCGCTGCAGCAGGGTGTCATTGACGCGGGAGAGGTTACTCCAAACTCATGGCGTGGGTCTTCAACTTATCAGTTTGTAGATCACATCACGATGACGGATCACCAATATTCCTTCTACCTTGTAGGGGCGAACAAACAGTGGTGGGATGAAATTCCTGCAGCTGAAAAGACTGAAATCAACGCAGCGCTCGCAGCAGCGACTGAGTGGAATATGGCGAAAAATACCGAGATCAACGGTGCGGCTGCCGAGTTTATGTCTGGCGAAGGTGTTGGCATTCACTATCTGACAGACGAGCAGCGCGCTGTCTGGGCGGAAGCAATGAAGCCTGTTTGGCAAGAGCTGGGCAACGAACTCGTAGGGGATGAAGTTATGGATCGCCTGAAAGAGATTGCCGGCGTTAGCTAA
- a CDS encoding cytochrome b N-terminal domain-containing protein, with product MSGIPHDHYEPKSGAEKWLDHRLPVVGLLYNTLMIPTPKNLNWWWIWGIVLAFCLALQIVTGIVLVMHYTPHVDMAFASIEHIMRDVNGGHMIRYMHMNGASLFFFAVYIHMFRGLFYGSYKAPREITWIVGMLIYLLMMATGFLGYVLPWGQMSFWGATVITGLFGAIPFVGDALQTFLLGGPAVDNATLNRFFSLHYLLPFVIAALVVVHIWAFHTTGNNNPTGVEVRRGSKEEVKKDTLPFWPYFVIKDLFALGVVLVIFLAVVGFMPNYFGHPDNYIEANPLVTPAHIVPEWYYLPFYAILRAFTGDVWVVMFTSWITGGIVDAKFFGVLAMFGAIAVMALTPWLDTSTVRSGKYRPMFKWWYRLLVLDFIVLMWAGAMPAEPPYSTISLIGATYWFAYFLVILPLLGVIETPTKAPETIEEDFNAHYGKPAE from the coding sequence ATGTCCGGTATCCCACACGATCACTACGAGCCAAAATCTGGCGCGGAAAAATGGCTAGACCATCGCCTGCCGGTGGTTGGTCTGCTGTATAACACTTTGATGATCCCAACCCCCAAAAACCTGAACTGGTGGTGGATCTGGGGCATCGTTTTGGCTTTCTGCCTGGCGCTGCAAATCGTCACCGGTATTGTTCTGGTGATGCATTACACACCGCATGTCGATATGGCCTTTGCCTCTATCGAACACATCATGCGTGACGTGAATGGCGGTCATATGATCCGCTATATGCACATGAACGGCGCGTCGCTGTTCTTCTTTGCCGTCTATATCCACATGTTCCGCGGTCTTTTCTATGGTTCCTACAAGGCACCACGTGAAATCACATGGATCGTTGGCATGCTGATCTATCTTCTGATGATGGCAACCGGCTTCTTGGGCTATGTTTTGCCTTGGGGTCAGATGTCTTTCTGGGGTGCGACGGTTATCACAGGCCTGTTTGGCGCGATTCCTTTTGTCGGCGACGCTCTGCAAACCTTCCTTTTGGGTGGGCCAGCGGTTGATAACGCCACGCTGAACCGCTTCTTCTCGCTGCACTACTTGCTGCCATTTGTGATTGCGGCGCTTGTCGTTGTGCACATTTGGGCCTTCCACACCACTGGCAACAACAACCCTACGGGCGTTGAAGTACGTCGCGGTTCCAAAGAAGAAGTCAAAAAAGACACGCTGCCATTCTGGCCATATTTCGTGATCAAAGACCTGTTTGCTTTGGGCGTTGTTCTGGTGATCTTCCTGGCTGTGGTTGGCTTTATGCCAAACTACTTTGGGCACCCAGATAACTACATCGAAGCCAATCCGCTGGTCACACCTGCACACATCGTTCCTGAATGGTACTACCTGCCGTTCTACGCGATCCTGCGGGCCTTTACGGGTGACGTTTGGGTGGTGATGTTCACAAGCTGGATCACTGGCGGCATCGTTGACGCCAAGTTCTTTGGTGTTCTGGCGATGTTTGGTGCGATTGCTGTTATGGCGCTGACACCTTGGTTGGACACATCCACGGTGCGTTCAGGCAAATATCGCCCAATGTTCAAATGGTGGTACCGCCTGTTGGTTCTGGACTTTATCGTCTTGATGTGGGCCGGCGCGATGCCAGCAGAACCACCTTATTCCACCATCTCTTTGATCGGTGCGACTTACTGGTTCGCTTACTTCCTCGTCATTCTGCCGCTGTTGGGTGTGATTGAAACACCAACCAAAGCGCCGGAAACCATCGAAGAAGATTTCAATGCCCACTACGGCAAACCAGCCGAATAA
- a CDS encoding glutathione S-transferase has translation MTPILYSFRRCPYAMRARLAIAVSGIQVELREILLRDKAPEFLATSPSGTVPCLKTSDQVIDESLDVMKWALAQHDPQGWLEMPSAGHDLIAQADGPFKQALDHTKYAVRHPDKNAEEERAKAHVFLHELNSQLTQAYLYKDTPTLADMAILPFVRQFANVDKARFDAEPWSNLSRWLAAFTASERFADIMRKYPMWQADDAPTLFLI, from the coding sequence ATGACCCCAATCCTCTACAGCTTTCGCCGCTGCCCCTATGCCATGCGCGCCCGTCTGGCGATTGCGGTTTCTGGCATACAGGTTGAACTGCGCGAGATCCTGTTGCGCGACAAAGCCCCGGAATTTCTGGCCACCAGCCCCAGCGGCACGGTGCCATGCCTAAAAACCTCAGATCAGGTGATCGACGAATCGCTTGATGTGATGAAATGGGCGCTGGCGCAACATGACCCGCAGGGCTGGCTTGAGATGCCATCAGCTGGACACGACTTGATCGCCCAGGCGGATGGCCCGTTCAAGCAGGCGCTTGATCACACAAAATATGCGGTGCGTCACCCGGACAAAAATGCCGAAGAAGAACGCGCCAAAGCCCATGTTTTTCTGCACGAATTGAATAGCCAGCTCACCCAGGCCTATCTGTATAAAGACACGCCGACATTGGCTGATATGGCCATTTTGCCGTTCGTGCGCCAATTTGCCAATGTCGACAAAGCCCGCTTTGACGCGGAGCCTTGGTCCAACCTCAGCCGCTGGCTTGCGGCCTTTACCGCCTCAGAACGCTTTGCTGACATCATGCGGAAATACCCAATGTGGCAAGCGGATGACGCCCCCACATTGTTCTTGATCTAA
- the dapF gene encoding diaminopimelate epimerase, with amino-acid sequence MTDRQQTIRFEKMHGLGNDFVVIDARDRADGLTPALVTAIADRHCGVGFDQLAVIESGTHDAHLVFYNSDGSTSAACGNATRCIARKLLDESGNSALTLTTERGTLYAREAGDGLVSVNMGPPQLSWEEIPLAREMDTLKLPLPGEPTATGMGNPHCTFFVDDAEAVDLETQGARFETDALFPQRTNVQFASLVGENHLRMRVWERGVGPTLASGSSSCATAVAAARRGLTGRQVQVDLDGGTLHINWADDGVWMTGATMHVFSGEFTLDFLDAAQ; translated from the coding sequence ATGACAGACAGACAACAAACGATCAGATTCGAGAAAATGCACGGTTTAGGCAATGATTTTGTGGTCATTGACGCCCGTGACCGTGCTGATGGGCTGACACCTGCCTTGGTGACCGCGATTGCTGACCGGCATTGCGGTGTGGGTTTTGATCAGCTTGCTGTCATAGAATCAGGCACCCATGATGCGCATCTGGTGTTTTACAACAGCGATGGCTCCACCTCTGCCGCTTGCGGCAATGCGACCCGCTGTATCGCGCGGAAATTATTAGACGAATCTGGGAATTCAGCGCTCACGCTCACCACTGAACGTGGCACGCTTTATGCCCGCGAGGCAGGCGATGGCTTGGTGTCCGTCAATATGGGGCCCCCACAGCTAAGCTGGGAGGAAATCCCCCTCGCACGCGAAATGGACACGCTCAAATTGCCGCTGCCAGGCGAACCCACGGCCACCGGCATGGGCAACCCGCATTGTACGTTTTTTGTCGATGACGCCGAGGCGGTCGATCTGGAAACCCAAGGGGCGCGATTCGAAACCGACGCGCTTTTCCCCCAACGCACCAATGTGCAATTTGCCAGCCTGGTGGGTGAAAACCACCTGCGCATGCGCGTCTGGGAACGGGGCGTTGGCCCAACGCTCGCCTCTGGTTCGTCATCCTGCGCCACCGCCGTGGCCGCCGCGCGTCGCGGGCTGACCGGCCGTCAGGTGCAGGTCGATCTGGATGGCGGCACGCTGCATATCAACTGGGCCGACGACGGCGTCTGGATGACCGGCGCAACCATGCATGTGTTTTCCGGTGAATTCACCCTCGATTTTCTGGACGCCGCCCAGTGA
- the petA gene encoding ubiquinol-cytochrome c reductase iron-sulfur subunit has translation MSHAEDHEGTRRDFLYYATAGAGAVTAGAAVWPLVNQMNPSADVKALASIRVDTADIQPGTQLTVKWLGKPVFIRRRTSDEIEAARAVSLDDLTIDGASQNANKPGTDAADENRAMDENGEWLVMMGVCTHLGCVPLGDGAGDFGGWFCPCHGSHYDTSGRIRKGPAPENLPVPVARFEGNELVLG, from the coding sequence GTGTCCCACGCAGAAGATCACGAAGGCACCCGGAGGGATTTCCTCTACTACGCCACCGCTGGCGCAGGTGCAGTGACCGCAGGCGCCGCTGTTTGGCCGCTGGTCAATCAAATGAATCCCTCCGCAGATGTTAAGGCTTTGGCCTCTATCCGCGTGGATACAGCGGATATTCAGCCTGGTACGCAGCTGACAGTGAAATGGCTGGGCAAACCAGTCTTCATTCGTCGTCGTACCTCAGACGAAATCGAAGCCGCCCGTGCCGTTTCGTTGGACGATCTGACGATCGATGGCGCGTCTCAGAACGCCAACAAGCCCGGCACCGATGCCGCCGATGAAAACCGCGCCATGGACGAAAACGGCGAATGGTTGGTCATGATGGGCGTCTGCACCCACTTGGGCTGTGTGCCATTGGGTGATGGCGCTGGCGACTTTGGTGGCTGGTTCTGCCCATGCCACGGCTCACATTACGACACCTCCGGCCGCATCCGCAAAGGTCCGGCTCCTGAAAACCTTCCAGTTCCTGTTGCCCGCTTTGAGGGCAACGAACTGGTGCTTGGATAA
- a CDS encoding amidohydrolase family protein: protein MTTHLRLIDAHAHVFAPEKFPYAENRNYTPGNADCEKLAAHMDRIGADHVVVVQPSTYGTDNRATLEAVEILGQDRARAVAVVDPSKHEPDHIQSLWSSGVRGLRANLKTSGATAIDVAKAQLVQLNAQMKGTDMILQIFLPADVIYSLKDTIAQLGRPTILDHFAGLKTEDPNFTETLDRVSEVLALPNVILKTSGLCRVIDYADSAAALAPYIPSLFDVAKGRIIWGSDWPHTGKSAQRATRPLSEIEPFMHIDDLAYLELLKHWCRTDTEFNNIARHTSLNLFNF, encoded by the coding sequence ATGACCACTCATTTAAGACTGATCGATGCGCATGCCCATGTTTTTGCACCGGAAAAATTCCCTTACGCCGAAAATCGAAACTACACGCCAGGCAATGCGGATTGCGAAAAGCTTGCTGCACATATGGATCGAATCGGTGCAGATCATGTGGTTGTGGTTCAGCCCAGCACTTATGGCACCGACAATCGTGCGACACTTGAAGCGGTGGAAATCCTGGGCCAAGACCGCGCGCGCGCCGTTGCCGTTGTTGACCCCAGCAAACATGAGCCAGATCACATTCAATCGCTTTGGTCGTCTGGCGTGCGCGGATTGCGCGCCAACCTAAAAACCAGCGGCGCAACAGCAATTGATGTAGCAAAGGCACAGCTTGTTCAACTCAACGCCCAGATGAAGGGCACAGACATGATATTACAAATTTTCCTACCAGCAGATGTCATCTATTCATTGAAAGATACAATTGCTCAGCTCGGGCGCCCTACGATCCTAGATCACTTCGCCGGGCTAAAGACCGAAGATCCAAACTTTACCGAAACCTTAGACCGCGTGTCGGAAGTTCTAGCGTTGCCAAATGTAATTTTAAAAACGTCAGGCCTGTGCCGTGTGATCGACTACGCCGACTCGGCAGCGGCACTTGCACCCTATATCCCCAGCCTATTTGACGTCGCCAAAGGACGCATCATCTGGGGCAGCGATTGGCCGCATACTGGAAAATCGGCACAGCGCGCAACACGGCCCCTGTCTGAAATCGAGCCCTTTATGCACATTGACGATCTCGCTTATCTAGAACTCCTAAAACATTGGTGCAGAACCGATACAGAGTTCAACAATATAGCTCGACACACATCGTTGAATTTATTCAACTTTTAA